Proteins encoded together in one Rhodospirillaceae bacterium window:
- a CDS encoding sigma-70 family RNA polymerase sigma factor — translation MRLDAGNVIPDGKLLDGIAKGDKDAFTEFYQRHNRALFAFLVKLVRDREMAEEVLSETMLDVWRQAGRFEGKSSVTTWLFSIGHHKAVSRLRRMREVALDEEVAANIEDGAPTPDVQASDRGMSRLLISLIDRLSLDHREILQLAYYQEFSVQEIAEVLDLPENTVKTRMFYARQRLKVLLEAAGVKGAIA, via the coding sequence ATGAGACTGGATGCGGGCAACGTCATACCCGACGGAAAGCTCCTGGACGGTATTGCCAAGGGCGACAAGGACGCTTTTACTGAGTTCTATCAGCGGCACAACCGCGCTCTTTTTGCGTTCCTGGTCAAGCTTGTGCGGGACCGGGAAATGGCCGAAGAGGTCCTGAGCGAGACCATGCTGGATGTCTGGCGTCAGGCCGGGCGGTTCGAGGGCAAGTCTTCGGTCACAACCTGGCTGTTCTCGATCGGTCACCACAAGGCCGTCAGTCGCCTGCGCCGCATGCGGGAAGTCGCTCTGGACGAGGAGGTCGCCGCCAATATCGAAGACGGCGCGCCGACCCCGGATGTCCAGGCCTCGGACCGCGGCATGTCGCGCCTTTTGATCAGCTTGATCGATCGGTTGTCCCTGGACCACCGCGAGATCCTGCAGTTGGCCTACTATCAGGAGTTTTCGGTCCAGGAGATCGCCGAGGTATTGGATCTGCCGGAGAACACGGTCAAGACCCGCATGTTTTACGCCCGGCAACGCCTCAAGGTGTTGCTGGAAGCAGCCGGAGTGAAAGGAGCGATCGCATGA
- the pspF gene encoding phage shock protein operon transcriptional activator, whose translation MEAISTNQSNEPTALLGSDPAFLEALEHVSRLAQLDRPALVIGERGTGKELFAERLHFLSPRWEGPFTKVNCAALSETLLESELFGHEAGAFTGARTRRRGRFERADGGTLFLDEIATASARLQEQILRVIEYGEFERVGGEQTLKVDVRVVAATNVDLPDRAANGEFRADLLDRLAFDVVTLPPLRARPSDIIDLSDAFGIRMAKTLGHPLFPGFTAECRDMLLAHSWPGNVRELRNVIERSVYRAGPTEQPIAAVHIDPFESPWRLGRRMAEKPMSAPPAEFAKSVAAFETGLLRRALQASDGSQTEAAQMLDLSYHQFRRLLKKYQIS comes from the coding sequence ATGGAAGCAATATCGACCAATCAATCGAATGAGCCGACCGCCTTGCTGGGTTCCGATCCGGCTTTCCTGGAGGCGCTGGAGCATGTCTCACGCCTGGCACAGCTCGACCGCCCGGCTTTGGTCATTGGCGAGCGCGGCACCGGCAAGGAGCTGTTTGCTGAACGCCTGCACTTCCTCTCGCCCCGCTGGGAAGGGCCGTTCACCAAGGTGAATTGCGCAGCGCTGAGCGAGACCCTGCTGGAAAGCGAATTGTTCGGCCATGAGGCCGGTGCCTTTACCGGTGCCCGGACGCGGCGCCGTGGCCGCTTCGAGCGTGCCGACGGAGGCACCCTGTTCCTCGACGAGATCGCCACTGCCTCTGCGCGGCTGCAGGAGCAGATCCTGCGGGTGATCGAATATGGCGAGTTTGAGCGCGTCGGCGGCGAACAGACCCTGAAGGTCGATGTCCGGGTGGTAGCCGCGACCAACGTCGATCTACCGGATCGTGCCGCAAATGGTGAGTTTCGCGCCGACCTGCTTGATCGCCTGGCCTTCGATGTCGTGACGCTGCCGCCTTTGCGGGCGCGGCCCTCCGATATCATCGACCTCAGCGATGCCTTTGGTATCCGCATGGCAAAGACCCTCGGCCACCCGCTCTTTCCCGGCTTCACGGCGGAATGCCGCGACATGCTGCTGGCACATTCATGGCCGGGTAATGTGCGCGAGTTGCGCAATGTGATCGAGCGCTCGGTCTATCGGGCCGGGCCGACCGAGCAGCCGATTGCCGCCGTCCATATCGACCCGTTTGAAAGTCCCTGGCGGCTGGGTCGGCGCATGGCGGAAAAACCGATGAGCGCACCACCGGCAGAGTTCGCAAAATCAGTGGCCGCCTTTGAAACCGGGCTTCTGCGCCGCGCGTTGCAAGCGTCTGACGGCAGCCAGACCGAGGCTGCGCAAATGCTGGACCTCAGCTATCACCAGTTCCGGCGACTGCTGAAAAAGTACCAGATCAGCTAG
- a CDS encoding PspC domain-containing protein: MNSDYWRDPAWNSNGGDRPPFWGYQGLRRYPERGRVSGVCAGIAQHWGIKVKWVRFAAILALIFFTMPTLICYGLATLFLKLAEPEPVQPAERASEKDNWATGDLPPDLSFPNLRRKFRELEERAGAMETQVTSQEFHLRRDFRRMGEA; encoded by the coding sequence ATGAACAGCGACTATTGGCGCGATCCAGCGTGGAATAGCAACGGCGGTGATCGCCCACCCTTCTGGGGCTATCAGGGGTTGCGCCGCTATCCCGAGCGTGGTCGCGTGAGTGGCGTCTGTGCGGGTATCGCGCAGCATTGGGGCATCAAGGTGAAATGGGTTCGCTTTGCGGCAATCCTGGCACTCATCTTCTTCACTATGCCCACGCTTATCTGCTATGGACTTGCGACTCTGTTCTTGAAGTTGGCCGAGCCGGAGCCTGTGCAGCCTGCGGAGAGAGCGTCCGAGAAGGACAATTGGGCGACCGGCGACCTGCCGCCGGACCTCAGCTTTCCCAATCTGCGGCGCAAGTTCCGCGAACTTGAGGAGCGGGCCGGCGCCATGGAGACGCAGGTGACGTCACAGGAATTCCACCTGCGTCGCGATTTCCGCCGCATGGGCGAGGCCTAA
- a CDS encoding thiamine pyrophosphate-binding protein translates to MSKNVKPRNGGRIRIDALIQHGVEMAFCVPGESYLAALDALHDSKDKIKLIVCRQEGGAAYMADAYGKLTGKPGICFVTRGPGATNASVGVHTAFQDSTPMILFIGQVARDQVEREAFQEIDFRRMYGPMVKWVAEIDDARRIPELVSQAFHRAVNGRPGPVVLALPEDMLTDVVEVGDADHFKVSRAHPGEEDMASFRNMLAKAQRPLVILGGGGWDAEAVADFRTFAEANNLPIGCAFRCQDLYDNTLANYVGDVGIGINPKLAQRIKESDLLIAIGARLGEMTTSGYTLIDIPMPAQKLVHVHASAEELGRVYQAALPINSGMAAFARAAHKMNPVDHKAWDGWTAAARTDYLDNIKHGTIPGSLQMGDIMAWLRQRLPADAILTNGAGNYATWSHRFYQYRKYRTQLGPTNGSMGYGVPAAVAAKLAAPDRIVLSFNGDGCFMMNGQELATAVQYGANAVFLVVNNGMYGTIRMHQEKTYPGRVSGTELHNPDFVALGKAYGAYAELVETTEQFAPAFERALAAGKPALLELRLDPEAITPKASLSDLREAALKAQKA, encoded by the coding sequence ATGTCCAAGAATGTTAAGCCACGCAATGGCGGCCGAATCCGGATCGACGCCTTGATCCAACATGGCGTGGAGATGGCCTTCTGCGTGCCCGGTGAAAGCTATCTTGCGGCCCTCGACGCGCTCCATGATTCCAAGGACAAGATCAAGCTGATCGTTTGTCGCCAGGAAGGTGGCGCCGCCTATATGGCCGACGCCTATGGCAAGCTTACCGGCAAGCCTGGCATCTGTTTCGTGACGCGCGGGCCCGGTGCGACCAACGCCTCGGTCGGCGTCCATACCGCGTTCCAGGATTCGACGCCGATGATCCTCTTTATCGGCCAGGTAGCGCGGGACCAGGTTGAACGCGAGGCGTTCCAGGAAATCGATTTCCGCCGCATGTATGGCCCGATGGTGAAATGGGTGGCGGAGATCGACGACGCCCGCCGCATTCCCGAATTGGTGAGCCAGGCTTTCCACCGCGCCGTCAATGGCCGCCCCGGCCCGGTCGTACTCGCCCTGCCGGAAGACATGTTGACCGATGTGGTCGAGGTGGGTGATGCGGATCATTTCAAGGTGAGCCGCGCTCATCCTGGCGAAGAAGACATGGCGAGCTTCCGCAACATGCTGGCGAAGGCGCAACGGCCGCTTGTCATCCTGGGCGGCGGTGGTTGGGATGCCGAGGCGGTGGCTGACTTCCGCACCTTCGCCGAAGCCAACAATCTCCCCATCGGCTGCGCGTTCCGCTGCCAGGATCTTTACGACAACACACTCGCCAATTATGTCGGCGATGTCGGCATCGGTATCAATCCGAAGCTCGCGCAACGCATCAAGGAAAGTGACTTGCTCATCGCCATCGGCGCCCGCCTTGGTGAAATGACGACGTCCGGCTATACTTTGATCGACATTCCGATGCCGGCGCAGAAGCTGGTTCATGTGCATGCCAGTGCTGAGGAGTTGGGCCGCGTCTATCAGGCGGCCTTGCCGATCAACAGCGGCATGGCGGCCTTCGCGCGCGCTGCCCACAAGATGAACCCGGTCGATCACAAGGCCTGGGACGGTTGGACCGCTGCTGCCCGCACCGACTATCTCGACAACATCAAGCACGGCACCATTCCCGGCAGCCTCCAGATGGGCGACATCATGGCCTGGCTGCGCCAGCGCCTGCCGGCCGATGCTATCCTGACCAACGGCGCCGGCAATTATGCGACCTGGAGCCATCGCTTCTATCAGTACCGCAAGTACCGCACGCAGCTTGGTCCCACCAACGGTTCGATGGGCTATGGCGTGCCGGCGGCGGTTGCGGCAAAGCTCGCGGCACCAGACCGCATCGTCCTGTCCTTCAATGGCGATGGCTGCTTCATGATGAACGGCCAGGAGCTGGCGACCGCCGTGCAATACGGTGCCAATGCCGTGTTCCTGGTCGTCAACAACGGCATGTACGGCACCATCCGCATGCATCAGGAAAAGACCTATCCCGGTCGCGTCAGCGGCACTGAGCTGCACAATCCGGATTTCGTGGCACTCGGCAAGGCCTATGGCGCCTATGCCGAACTGGTCGAGACGACCGAGCAATTCGCACCCGCCTTTGAACGGGCACTTGCCGCCGGCAAGCCTGCATTGCTGGAGCTGCGCCTCGATCCGGAAGCGATCACGCCCAAGGCCTCGCTCAGCGATCTGCGCGAGGCGGCGCTCAAGGCACAGAAGGCGTGA
- a CDS encoding DUF1491 family protein — MSDRLSTELFVQGHVRQCFSLGLTAVVAHKGDAWGGAILLKLNLLGPGCKLLTQTRDEDGEIAWLPVQSGALLTEAEADAYIARSVQRDPDLWVVEIEDRAGRNPFPGKIL, encoded by the coding sequence GTGAGCGATCGGCTCTCAACCGAACTCTTCGTCCAGGGGCATGTACGGCAGTGCTTTTCGCTCGGCCTCACCGCCGTCGTTGCCCATAAGGGCGATGCCTGGGGCGGCGCCATCCTGTTGAAGCTCAATCTGCTCGGGCCGGGCTGCAAGCTGCTGACCCAGACCAGGGACGAGGATGGCGAGATTGCCTGGTTGCCGGTGCAAAGCGGCGCGCTGCTCACCGAGGCGGAGGCCGATGCCTATATCGCGCGGTCGGTCCAGCGCGATCCCGATCTCTGGGTGGTCGAGATCGAAGACCGCGCTGGTCGCAATCCGTTTCCTGGGAAGATTCTTTAG
- a CDS encoding PLP-dependent aminotransferase family protein, producing the protein MLAGQCRQTPVWGDTRLGHDSRAILFHLEADRTTTLQAQLRRMLVSAILDGQIPAGSPLPSCRALAQSLKIARNTVVLAYQDLTEEGFLIAKERSGFFVNPDMVAAKPRDLALPAQQKAEKPEAGDEPDWLTRFKCRPTQQRNVVKPANWQDYPYPFIYGQIDQSLFPLAAWRECSRQALSVNSVREWANDRFAEDDPLLVEQIRTRLLPRRGVRVSADEILVTVGAQQALYLLSALLFDQKTVFGIEDPGYTDARNIAALRTSRLVSLPVDEQGLVLGSELSGCDYVYVTPSHQFPTTVTMSLERRHALLERAVEKDFLLIEDDYESELTHHGSPQPALKSLDRHGRVIFVSSLSKTLAPGLRIGFLVAPKPLIAELRALRRLMIRHPAANNQRTIALFLADGHHDTLLRRLCSVYRERLAAAVTALAKYLPEFTVNLTAGGTALWIKGPNDCDMAAIAAAAQKRGVVIEPGAVHFLNQPGPANFCRLGVSSIPTERIEPGIKLLAEAVREAAG; encoded by the coding sequence ATGCTGGCTGGCCAGTGCCGACAGACACCCGTTTGGGGGGATACCCGCTTGGGCCACGACAGCCGCGCCATCTTGTTTCACCTGGAAGCCGACAGGACCACGACCCTTCAGGCACAGCTGCGCCGCATGCTGGTCTCGGCGATCTTGGACGGGCAGATTCCGGCCGGCAGCCCCTTGCCGTCCTGTCGTGCCTTGGCCCAGTCGCTGAAGATCGCCCGCAATACAGTCGTCCTTGCCTATCAGGATCTCACTGAGGAGGGTTTCCTGATTGCCAAGGAGCGGAGCGGCTTCTTCGTCAATCCGGACATGGTGGCAGCGAAGCCCCGGGATCTGGCCCTGCCGGCGCAGCAGAAGGCGGAGAAGCCGGAGGCCGGTGATGAGCCTGACTGGCTGACCCGCTTCAAATGCCGCCCGACCCAACAGCGCAATGTGGTCAAGCCGGCAAACTGGCAGGATTACCCCTATCCCTTCATCTATGGCCAGATCGATCAGAGCCTGTTCCCGCTGGCGGCCTGGCGGGAATGCTCGCGCCAGGCGCTGAGCGTCAATTCGGTCCGAGAATGGGCCAATGACCGGTTTGCCGAGGACGACCCGCTGCTGGTCGAGCAGATCCGCACCCGGCTGCTGCCGCGCCGCGGTGTCCGTGTCAGCGCCGACGAGATATTGGTCACGGTCGGTGCCCAGCAGGCGCTCTATCTGCTCTCGGCCCTGCTGTTCGATCAGAAGACGGTCTTTGGCATCGAGGATCCGGGCTACACCGACGCGCGGAACATCGCAGCCTTGCGGACCAGCCGGTTGGTATCTCTTCCGGTCGATGAGCAGGGACTGGTGCTGGGGTCGGAGCTGAGCGGCTGCGACTATGTTTATGTGACGCCGAGCCACCAGTTTCCGACCACGGTCACCATGTCGCTGGAGCGGCGCCATGCCTTGCTGGAGCGCGCGGTCGAAAAGGACTTCCTGCTCATCGAGGATGATTACGAAAGCGAACTCACCCATCACGGATCTCCGCAACCGGCGTTGAAATCCCTTGATCGTCATGGCCGGGTGATCTTCGTCTCCAGTCTCTCAAAGACACTGGCACCCGGCCTGCGCATCGGCTTCCTGGTGGCGCCAAAGCCGCTCATCGCCGAGCTGCGGGCGCTCCGGCGCCTGATGATCCGCCATCCCGCCGCCAACAATCAGCGCACCATCGCCCTATTCCTGGCCGATGGGCATCACGACACGCTGCTGCGGCGCCTGTGCAGCGTCTATCGCGAGCGCCTGGCTGCGGCGGTGACGGCGCTTGCCAAGTACCTCCCGGAGTTTACGGTCAACCTCACGGCGGGTGGGACGGCGCTCTGGATCAAGGGACCGAATGATTGCGACATGGCCGCCATCGCCGCCGCGGCCCAGAAACGCGGGGTCGTGATCGAGCCGGGGGCGGTACACTTCCTCAACCAGCCGGGACCAGCCAATTTCTGCCGCCTGGGCGTCTCCTCGATCCCCACTGAGCGGATCGAGCCAGGGATCAAGCTGCTGGCCGAAGCGGTCCGGGAAGCGGCTGGCTGA
- the pspA gene encoding phage shock protein PspA, producing the protein MGIFSRLSDIVNANLNSLLDRAEDPEKMAKLMIQEMEDTLVEVRSDAVKNISEKKEIQRRLEQLAAAETDWAQKAEFAIGKGRDDLAKGALLAKRKLAESADALRGELKAVEEALARHDEDLARLQSKLLEAKAKQKALLIRLNAAQKRVQVRRTLADGRVDDALARYETLHKKIDELEGRAEVYDMGQAKTLEQEFASLEAETGLDAELDALKEKLRAEHKA; encoded by the coding sequence ATGGGCATTTTTTCGCGCCTTAGCGACATCGTGAACGCCAATCTCAATTCGCTTCTGGACCGGGCGGAAGACCCGGAAAAGATGGCCAAGCTGATGATCCAGGAGATGGAGGACACGCTGGTCGAGGTGCGCTCGGACGCCGTCAAGAACATCTCGGAAAAGAAGGAAATCCAGCGCCGGCTCGAGCAGCTGGCCGCGGCCGAGACCGATTGGGCCCAGAAGGCGGAGTTCGCCATCGGCAAGGGGCGTGACGACCTCGCCAAGGGCGCCCTGCTGGCCAAGCGGAAGCTGGCGGAGAGCGCCGATGCCCTGCGCGGCGAGCTCAAGGCCGTCGAAGAGGCCCTGGCGCGCCATGACGAGGATCTGGCCCGTTTGCAGTCCAAGCTGCTGGAGGCCAAGGCCAAGCAGAAGGCCTTGCTGATCCGCCTCAACGCCGCCCAGAAGCGGGTGCAGGTGCGCCGGACCCTGGCCGATGGCCGCGTGGATGACGCCCTGGCGCGCTATGAGACGCTCCACAAGAAGATCGACGAGCTTGAAGGTCGGGCCGAGGTTTACGATATGGGTCAAGCAAAGACCTTGGAACAGGAATTTGCCAGCCTTGAAGCGGAGACCGGCCTTGATGCAGAGTTGGATGCGCTGAAGGAAAAGCTCCGCGCCGAGCACAAGGCCTGA
- a CDS encoding ABC transporter permease, with amino-acid sequence MARREAKRRPDPTRKGFFERNGVVLGSVFIALVAFWTLFLVALPYLYMVVESFHPALPPVKRGGPDDILTIAQYSSFVVNPTMGAVNWLHMSALLFSIIASIAVTALNFAICYPLAYFMAQAGTPQKVRLLMLGLIVPYWVNEILRAFSLRLLLASKGLINQALMGLNITDGPIDFLGNKTGLYVGLSYAYLLVMMFPLYNAIESLDKNQIEAARDLGAPWWRIHFDVVIPYAKPGIASGCTMVFMLSVGSLAAPQFLGGPRTLWFTAVIYDFFFQSFNWPRGAAYAFIMLIVCIALVMAMLRLFKVSLGEAIK; translated from the coding sequence ATGGCGCGGCGCGAGGCGAAGCGGCGGCCCGATCCAACCCGCAAGGGTTTCTTTGAGCGCAACGGCGTTGTGCTGGGTAGCGTTTTCATCGCTCTGGTGGCTTTCTGGACCTTGTTCCTGGTCGCCTTGCCCTATCTCTACATGGTGGTCGAGAGCTTCCACCCGGCCTTGCCGCCGGTGAAGCGAGGCGGCCCGGACGACATTCTCACCATCGCGCAGTACAGTTCCTTCGTCGTCAATCCGACCATGGGTGCCGTCAACTGGCTCCATATGAGCGCGCTGCTGTTCTCGATCATTGCCTCGATCGCGGTGACGGCACTCAATTTCGCCATCTGCTATCCACTGGCCTATTTCATGGCGCAGGCCGGTACGCCGCAGAAGGTCCGATTGCTGATGCTGGGATTGATCGTGCCCTATTGGGTCAACGAGATCCTGCGCGCTTTTTCGCTGCGATTGCTGCTGGCATCCAAAGGATTGATCAACCAGGCCTTGATGGGCCTCAACATCACCGACGGGCCGATCGATTTCCTGGGCAACAAAACCGGCCTCTATGTCGGCCTCTCATACGCCTATCTGCTCGTCATGATGTTCCCGCTCTATAATGCGATTGAGAGCCTCGACAAGAACCAGATCGAGGCGGCACGCGACCTCGGCGCGCCCTGGTGGCGGATCCATTTCGATGTTGTCATTCCCTATGCCAAGCCCGGCATCGCCTCCGGCTGTACCATGGTGTTCATGCTGTCGGTTGGGTCCCTGGCGGCGCCGCAATTCCTGGGTGGCCCGCGCACACTCTGGTTCACGGCCGTCATCTATGACTTCTTCTTCCAGAGCTTCAACTGGCCGCGCGGCGCCGCCTACGCGTTCATCATGCTGATTGTCTGTATCGCGCTCGTCATGGCCATGCTCCGTCTCTTCAAGGTATCCCTTGGGGAGGCCATAAAATGA
- the pspB gene encoding envelope stress response membrane protein PspB: MSLLEFMSVPMILFMVIVAPLWLIFHYKTMWKNQKQQGPADQKAVKEIWDVAVRLEDRVANLEKLLDAEAPGWRETKK; the protein is encoded by the coding sequence ATGAGTTTGCTCGAGTTCATGTCCGTTCCCATGATCCTGTTCATGGTCATCGTGGCGCCCCTGTGGCTGATCTTCCACTACAAGACGATGTGGAAGAACCAGAAGCAGCAAGGGCCGGCTGACCAGAAGGCTGTCAAGGAGATATGGGATGTGGCGGTGCGGCTGGAAGATCGCGTCGCCAATCTGGAAAAATTGCTCGACGCCGAGGCGCCGGGCTGGCGGGAGACGAAGAAATGA
- a CDS encoding S8 family serine peptidase has product MNLRWGILVVVLTLLTGIEQPLAQVLAPPGPRGNVPGINLPGQGPDASVPDLFDTPPGAESDRPKQGQEEDALPNELCVIFPPSVDPGAPARFAAELDLEVARDFTMSGLGLRVYLMRIAEGAELDKVYDAASADQRPLWVQKNFIYRTSVGDGQQYALAQIHAETATAKASGGAGITIGLVDSGVDVTHESLRDAHITVIDVADGDATVDPETHGTVIASILVGQGPLMGVAPKARLVAVRAFREVDAKVGAAESSSFLLSLGIETAVKNGAQLVNLSLTGPQDRLVSQMVNTTLMHKVVVIAAAGNEGPKAGPAYPAAQDGVIAVTATDHKDQLYKRANQGAYISVAAPGVDILGAKPGGAYDFFSGTSMATGYVTGLAALLMASDNKLSVTQLRKIVEGTAVDLGAPARDPIFGAGRIDAASAIDQLP; this is encoded by the coding sequence ATGAACCTCCGCTGGGGCATCCTTGTCGTGGTTCTGACGCTGCTCACCGGCATCGAGCAGCCTCTGGCGCAGGTGCTGGCGCCACCCGGCCCACGCGGCAATGTCCCCGGCATCAACCTGCCCGGCCAAGGCCCGGATGCCTCCGTGCCCGACCTCTTCGATACGCCGCCGGGCGCCGAAAGCGATCGCCCAAAGCAGGGCCAAGAGGAAGACGCCCTGCCCAACGAACTGTGCGTGATCTTCCCGCCCTCGGTCGATCCGGGTGCGCCCGCGCGTTTCGCCGCCGAGCTTGACCTTGAGGTGGCGCGCGATTTCACGATGAGTGGCTTGGGCCTGCGGGTATACCTGATGCGCATCGCTGAGGGTGCCGAGCTTGACAAGGTCTATGATGCGGCGAGTGCCGACCAGCGCCCCCTCTGGGTGCAGAAGAATTTCATCTACCGCACCAGCGTCGGCGACGGCCAGCAATATGCGCTGGCGCAAATTCATGCGGAGACCGCGACCGCCAAAGCGTCCGGCGGTGCCGGAATCACCATCGGCCTGGTTGACAGCGGCGTCGACGTCACCCACGAATCTCTGCGCGATGCGCACATCACCGTGATCGATGTGGCAGATGGCGACGCGACGGTGGATCCCGAAACCCATGGCACTGTCATTGCCAGCATCCTGGTCGGCCAGGGACCGCTGATGGGCGTGGCGCCCAAGGCGAGATTGGTCGCGGTCCGCGCCTTCCGTGAGGTCGACGCGAAGGTGGGTGCTGCGGAGAGCTCGTCATTCCTCCTCTCGCTCGGCATCGAGACGGCTGTCAAGAATGGAGCGCAACTCGTCAATCTAAGCCTGACTGGACCACAGGACCGCCTGGTCTCGCAGATGGTCAACACCACGCTGATGCACAAGGTGGTCGTCATCGCCGCGGCCGGCAATGAGGGCCCCAAGGCCGGGCCAGCCTATCCCGCAGCACAGGACGGCGTCATCGCCGTCACGGCCACCGACCACAAGGACCAGCTCTACAAACGTGCCAACCAGGGCGCCTACATCTCTGTGGCGGCACCCGGGGTCGACATATTGGGAGCGAAACCCGGCGGTGCTTATGATTTCTTCAGTGGCACCTCGATGGCGACCGGCTATGTGACCGGCCTTGCCGCCCTGCTGATGGCCTCCGACAACAAGCTCAGCGTTACCCAGTTGCGCAAGATCGTCGAGGGCACCGCGGTCGATCTGGGCGCCCCGGCCCGCGATCCCATCTTCGGCGCCGGTCGCATCGATGCGGCCTCGGCCATCGACCAGCTGCCCTGA
- a CDS encoding sulfite exporter TauE/SafE family protein, giving the protein MIDTLLAYTLAHWHMLAISSAAIFLAAIVRGFSGFGFSLLSITAISLLLPPKEIVPTIFLLEVAASINMIPGIWREIDWRSIRWLLLGYVIALPFGIFALSRFPEPPMQLAMSIFVFVTAIMMLRGFRLERTPSATATTMVGGASGIFNGAFGIGGPPVVLFYFSTPAAAAVSRASVIAFFLSTDVLGLGGHYYEGLITEQSFAQFLAWLPALLIGIWVGAHFFRRVNQALFRRIVLVILMGLAVLTLVKALYDWSGT; this is encoded by the coding sequence ATGATCGATACGCTCCTCGCCTACACCCTGGCCCATTGGCATATGCTTGCCATCAGCAGCGCCGCCATCTTCCTGGCGGCGATCGTGCGCGGCTTTTCCGGCTTCGGCTTCTCGCTGCTCAGCATCACAGCCATCTCGCTTCTGCTGCCGCCTAAGGAAATCGTGCCCACGATCTTCCTCCTCGAGGTCGCGGCCTCGATCAACATGATCCCCGGCATCTGGCGCGAGATAGACTGGCGGTCGATCCGCTGGCTGCTGCTGGGTTACGTCATCGCCCTGCCGTTCGGCATCTTCGCCCTGTCGCGCTTTCCCGAGCCGCCGATGCAACTGGCGATGTCCATCTTCGTCTTTGTCACCGCCATCATGATGCTGCGCGGCTTCCGACTTGAACGGACGCCAAGCGCCACGGCAACGACAATGGTCGGTGGCGCTTCCGGCATCTTCAACGGCGCCTTCGGCATCGGCGGCCCACCGGTGGTGCTGTTCTATTTCTCGACCCCGGCTGCCGCCGCTGTGAGCCGGGCATCGGTCATCGCCTTCTTCCTTTCGACCGATGTGCTCGGTCTCGGCGGCCACTACTATGAGGGGCTCATCACTGAACAGAGCTTCGCCCAGTTCCTGGCCTGGCTGCCGGCCTTGCTCATTGGCATCTGGGTCGGGGCGCACTTCTTCCGCCGCGTGAACCAGGCGCTGTTTCGCCGCATCGTGCTCGTAATCCTGATGGGGCTTGCCGTCCTGACGCTGGTCAAGGCCCTATACGACTGGTCAGGCACATAG